A genomic region of Pirellulales bacterium contains the following coding sequences:
- a CDS encoding DUF1559 domain-containing protein, whose protein sequence is MTRLLRAFSLPFGSSRAPCPRTLWCAARSPNVDEKPTVAATHLAQGSRYGQDASLRIPVAARSIRQIAGDSVLGNRPDRIRHGFTLVELLVVIAVVGILIALLLPAVQAARETARRTQCANNLKEIALAFHQFDLSHRALPSTSDAQGLSAFFNVLPYLEQGSLYQLYNRSVPSTPGQTAQNTSITNTPLAVFRCPSMVISDAAEQEYPGWGSYAVCTGSVYGHFVNQAAAGYDNGAIIDSNKGTTDIGVISTQDGSSNTFLAGDLNYGLTNFDNGGATAWASGYPFCSTATTCGVFNSTRIVITGTFYELNTFRSDHPRGVNMVMVDGSVHFIPETTSPDILNLLAQRNDGLPVEPY, encoded by the coding sequence ATGACGAGGCTCCTGCGCGCATTTTCACTCCCTTTCGGTTCCTCCCGAGCGCCCTGCCCTCGAACTCTGTGGTGCGCAGCTCGTTCACCTAACGTGGACGAAAAGCCTACCGTTGCGGCTACGCACCTGGCCCAGGGGTCGAGGTACGGGCAAGACGCGTCACTGCGAATTCCGGTCGCCGCACGCTCGATCAGGCAAATCGCAGGAGATTCTGTGTTGGGAAACCGACCGGATCGAATCCGACACGGCTTTACCCTAGTGGAACTTTTGGTTGTGATTGCCGTCGTGGGGATATTGATCGCGTTGCTATTGCCCGCGGTTCAAGCTGCGCGCGAAACCGCCCGCCGTACCCAGTGCGCCAACAACCTCAAAGAGATCGCATTAGCCTTTCATCAATTCGATCTTTCACATCGGGCACTCCCCAGCACCTCCGATGCACAGGGCTTGAGCGCCTTCTTCAATGTCTTGCCATACCTCGAACAAGGTTCGCTTTACCAACTCTACAATCGCAGCGTCCCATCGACTCCCGGCCAAACCGCGCAAAACACCAGCATCACGAATACACCACTCGCGGTATTTCGTTGTCCCTCGATGGTGATCTCCGACGCGGCGGAGCAAGAGTATCCGGGCTGGGGAAGCTACGCAGTGTGCACAGGTAGCGTGTATGGCCATTTTGTCAATCAAGCGGCCGCGGGATACGACAACGGGGCCATCATTGACTCCAACAAGGGCACGACTGATATCGGCGTCATTTCGACGCAAGATGGTTCATCGAACACGTTTTTGGCGGGAGACTTGAACTATGGACTCACCAATTTTGACAACGGTGGCGCAACGGCGTGGGCCAGCGGCTATCCGTTTTGTAGCACTGCGACGACGTGCGGAGTCTTCAACAGCACTCGAATCGTGATTACGGGAACGTTCTATGAGCTGAATACCTTCCGCAGCGATCATCCGCGTGGGGTCAACATGGTCATGGTGGATGGATCGGTGCATTTCATCCCGGAGACAACGTCCCCTGACATTCTCAACCTATTGGCGCAAAGAAATGATGGGCTTCCCGTTGAACCCTATTAG
- a CDS encoding serine hydrolase domain-containing protein produces MVQAVGFRPRIYSIMQHAHICWIALVLFCGSVTQVGRANDKLRDALVAELNAMECPGALVGVLVGKEPPQVFCVGVADVKTKAPMQRDFHMRIASVTKPILGTAVLLLADEGKLSVDDPMSKYVSDVPGGETITLRQLANNTSGLFNSIENKEFQAAIVTDPKRPWPAKDILAAAFAKPSYHEPGKAWRYSNTNAVLLGEVIDKVAGTPHAKFINERVLKPLGLAQTGFVPDATVPPPAPSSYRNGYEHKWLGYGQTFYDVTEYSAAWSGAAGNMYSTVDDLLKAAKPIATGALLSEKSRGELHSWVKSTRAELEYGFCIGTSHGWQGHYGDVPGYSSFMGYFPAKDISLVTLTNLSNNKDGTSPAERMRDVVIKYLDLNTK; encoded by the coding sequence GTGGTTCAGGCCGTCGGTTTTCGTCCGCGCATTTATTCGATCATGCAGCACGCACACATCTGTTGGATCGCGCTGGTCCTATTTTGTGGAAGCGTCACTCAAGTCGGCCGCGCCAATGACAAGCTCCGCGACGCACTGGTAGCCGAGCTTAATGCCATGGAGTGTCCGGGCGCACTCGTCGGCGTCTTGGTGGGAAAGGAACCGCCTCAGGTTTTCTGCGTCGGTGTCGCAGACGTAAAGACCAAGGCGCCGATGCAACGTGATTTCCATATGCGGATCGCCAGCGTCACGAAGCCCATCCTTGGAACGGCCGTTTTATTGCTGGCTGACGAAGGGAAACTGTCGGTCGACGACCCAATGTCGAAGTACGTGTCGGACGTCCCGGGTGGCGAAACAATCACGCTGCGGCAGCTGGCGAACAACACGAGCGGACTTTTTAATTCGATTGAGAACAAGGAATTCCAGGCAGCCATCGTCACTGATCCAAAGCGTCCTTGGCCGGCCAAGGATATTCTCGCGGCCGCGTTTGCCAAACCTTCTTACCACGAGCCCGGCAAAGCGTGGCGCTATTCGAACACGAACGCGGTTCTTCTCGGCGAAGTGATCGACAAGGTCGCCGGTACGCCGCACGCCAAATTCATCAATGAGCGTGTGCTCAAGCCCCTCGGTCTTGCGCAGACCGGCTTTGTGCCGGATGCGACGGTCCCTCCGCCGGCCCCCAGTAGCTACCGCAACGGTTACGAACACAAGTGGCTTGGCTATGGCCAGACTTTCTACGACGTCACCGAGTATAGCGCTGCTTGGAGCGGAGCTGCCGGCAATATGTACTCGACGGTTGACGATTTGCTTAAGGCCGCGAAGCCGATCGCCACCGGCGCGTTGCTCAGCGAAAAATCGCGAGGCGAGTTGCACTCTTGGGTCAAATCGACGCGTGCAGAACTCGAATACGGGTTCTGCATCGGAACTTCTCATGGCTGGCAAGGCCATTATGGCGACGTGCCTGGATATTCGTCCTTCATGGGTTACTTCCCGGCAAAGGACATCTCTCTCGTGACGCTCACCAACCTTTCCAACAACAAGGACGGAACCAGTCCGGCTGAGCGCATGCGCGACGTCGTCATCAAATATCTCGATTTGAATACCAAATAA
- a CDS encoding PEP-CTERM sorting domain-containing protein (PEP-CTERM proteins occur, often in large numbers, in the proteomes of bacteria that also encode an exosortase, a predicted intramembrane cysteine proteinase. The presence of a PEP-CTERM domain at a protein's C-terminus predicts cleavage within the sorting domain, followed by covalent anchoring to some some component of the (usually Gram-negative) cell surface. Many PEP-CTERM proteins exhibit an unusual sequence composition that includes large numbers of potential glycosylation sites. Expression of one such protein has been shown restore the ability of a bacterium to form floc, a type of biofilm.) has translation MRLSFFLLFLASLCSQAAASPIVFTIDPSQSSLTLSPSTSIGGSPLPWSAQGANSLVASYSGTISVDLTANSIQLLSVGSQITAGNSGEWSPGTDYSGDNYIYNDPTSPYVLASAPANYGVTTILPQGLGGGYPSDTATRSLAFALSDAAAKPLVGGSFDEAGSAVSILSGTVFYNQGGSPPITNLAGPGIGVTPTQGVAGFGTIDIVGGQYVLTLPISFTTSFGIVVLDVASTYSGILVATAPVPEPATWALVAVAVAVLGLRRLVGAG, from the coding sequence ATGCGACTCTCTTTTTTTCTTCTGTTTCTTGCCAGTCTATGTTCCCAGGCGGCGGCGAGCCCAATCGTCTTCACCATCGATCCATCACAAAGTTCACTTACGTTAAGCCCAAGCACCTCGATCGGCGGCTCGCCTTTACCTTGGTCGGCCCAGGGCGCGAACAGTTTGGTCGCATCGTACAGTGGGACAATTTCTGTCGATCTCACGGCGAACTCGATTCAGTTGCTGAGTGTCGGCTCACAAATTACGGCGGGCAACTCCGGCGAATGGAGCCCGGGCACGGACTACTCCGGTGATAACTACATCTACAATGATCCAACCTCACCCTATGTCCTCGCATCGGCTCCTGCGAATTATGGCGTGACTACGATCCTGCCACAGGGTTTAGGTGGTGGCTATCCATCGGATACGGCGACTCGCAGCCTGGCCTTCGCGCTGTCGGATGCGGCTGCGAAGCCGCTAGTTGGTGGATCGTTTGATGAAGCGGGAAGTGCGGTGAGTATTCTGTCGGGTACGGTCTTCTATAACCAAGGCGGTTCACCGCCTATCACCAATTTAGCCGGCCCGGGGATCGGCGTAACGCCAACTCAAGGCGTCGCCGGATTTGGCACTATCGACATTGTGGGTGGTCAATACGTTTTGACACTCCCCATTTCGTTCACCACGTCTTTTGGCATTGTCGTCCTGGACGTTGCTTCGACGTACAGCGGCATTTTAGTCGCCACTGCCCCGGTTCCTGAGCCCGCGACTTGGGCTCTAGTCGCGGTGGCGGTGGCAGTACTTGGTTTGAGGCGACTTGTTGGCGCGGGATGA
- a CDS encoding PEP-CTERM sorting domain-containing protein, with protein sequence MKRIFGLGVACLCVIFSANVAVAGTLLMNGTADGDSTYIESGSDGFIRVDLYDPGTTQQRFHSISDPSVEYGNKAYDGFPHDANWQLGSLTYDDSGLIGGTGTAPITGVALGIEADPLDPTYYNYSRWLGTTTVNSFSGTVTLLNGAVTNVSLTTTDTYSFTVSGLANYSIPGTFSITGNRFDGNFSGPTVFGGSSTYDFAGTLTTVVPEPGTFTMAGLAGIALVGLRRLRTRKRSG encoded by the coding sequence ATGAAGCGTATTTTTGGGCTGGGTGTCGCTTGCTTGTGCGTTATCTTCTCAGCCAATGTTGCCGTTGCCGGTACGCTCCTCATGAATGGGACTGCGGACGGCGATTCGACTTACATTGAGTCGGGGTCCGATGGTTTTATTCGTGTTGACCTCTACGATCCGGGGACGACGCAACAGCGCTTTCACTCGATCTCCGACCCGAGTGTTGAGTACGGGAATAAGGCGTATGATGGTTTCCCACACGACGCCAATTGGCAGTTAGGAAGCTTGACCTACGACGATTCGGGATTGATCGGAGGGACGGGGACCGCTCCCATTACGGGAGTGGCGTTGGGAATCGAGGCAGACCCGCTTGATCCCACCTACTACAACTACTCTCGCTGGCTCGGCACAACCACCGTCAACTCCTTCAGTGGAACAGTCACGCTACTGAATGGCGCGGTCACGAATGTCAGTCTCACGACGACTGATACCTACAGTTTCACCGTGTCGGGCCTTGCCAATTATTCCATTCCTGGAACGTTCAGCATCACCGGAAACCGTTTTGATGGAAATTTCTCAGGCCCTACTGTTTTCGGTGGCTCAAGCACCTATGACTTTGCTGGCACCCTGACGACGGTGGTGCCTGAGCCGGGAACCTTTACTATGGCAGGGCTGGCCGGGATTGCCCTGGTAGGCCTGCGTCGACTTCGCACTCGGAAACGATCCGGATGA
- a CDS encoding DUF1559 domain-containing protein — translation MNAVPQKRSLASKSTPKQLRRAFTLVELLVVIVVIGILIALLLPAVQMAREAGRRSACANNLHQLGVAVQLYFDAYGCFPCSWPNGDYEVIWARSLLPYLEQGTLEQQLNPTVDLFAGSNLNVVAKPIPILKCPTSPSEPTYEYTYNGSLLTYGTTDYKGVEGVSGDDPLFASWNRKVWIPGVIGRSWVYLRQVTDGMSQTVTLVESVGGVNLYGPKYSERGQIWWHSDGSWAGRSLAGVLSPTSTGATLGLPGPCSINCLNQYDGPPYSFHPGGAQVMVADGSVRFIQENIDVFILGCLFSYDDGQASSAW, via the coding sequence ATGAATGCCGTCCCTCAGAAGCGGTCACTTGCCAGTAAAAGCACGCCGAAACAACTTCGGCGTGCTTTTACGTTGGTCGAATTGTTGGTCGTGATTGTCGTCATCGGCATCTTGATTGCGCTGTTGCTCCCGGCGGTTCAAATGGCGCGCGAGGCAGGTCGCCGCAGCGCTTGCGCCAACAACTTGCATCAACTTGGCGTGGCGGTCCAACTCTACTTCGATGCCTACGGATGCTTTCCTTGTAGTTGGCCCAATGGCGACTACGAAGTCATTTGGGCGCGCAGTCTGCTTCCCTACTTGGAACAAGGCACTTTGGAGCAGCAGCTGAATCCTACGGTCGATCTATTCGCGGGTAGCAACCTGAACGTAGTGGCAAAGCCAATTCCCATTCTGAAATGCCCGACATCCCCCAGCGAACCCACCTACGAATACACATACAATGGTTCGCTACTGACCTACGGCACGACGGACTATAAAGGGGTAGAAGGTGTCAGCGGAGATGATCCATTGTTTGCCTCTTGGAACCGCAAAGTTTGGATCCCAGGAGTCATCGGGCGTTCGTGGGTTTACTTGCGACAGGTCACCGACGGGATGTCCCAAACCGTCACTCTGGTTGAATCTGTCGGCGGAGTGAATCTCTACGGCCCCAAATACAGCGAGCGGGGCCAGATATGGTGGCACAGCGATGGCAGCTGGGCCGGTCGATCCTTGGCAGGTGTATTATCGCCCACAAGCACGGGGGCTACTTTGGGTTTGCCCGGCCCTTGTTCGATCAATTGCCTCAACCAGTACGATGGTCCGCCCTATAGCTTTCATCCCGGCGGCGCACAGGTAATGGTCGCCGATGGGAGCGTCCGTTTTATCCAAGAAAATATCGACGTGTTCATATTGGGCTGTCTTTTCTCGTACGACGACGGCCAGGCATCAAGCGCCTGGTAG
- a CDS encoding ABC transporter ATP-binding protein, with translation MSDDTRYPVLCAAGLQKSYGRGITVVKAVDGIDLDIAAGELVAIMGASGSGKTTLLHLLAGLIRADGGIVRVGDQELTALSDRRLTAFRAKHLGVVFQAYNLMPTLNALDNVALPLMLSGIGRRQARAIARDRLEVVGMGNRESYRPPQLSGGEQQRVAIARALVNDPQVVMADEPTGNLDRTNVRAVCALMREVVASNSRAVVIVTHDPLVAAYADRVVILADGRVADAFLREDVGSAEDLALRSLRAEEAFWQSPDSCHDRVR, from the coding sequence ATGTCGGACGATACTCGATACCCAGTTTTGTGTGCCGCAGGACTACAAAAATCGTACGGTCGCGGCATAACTGTCGTTAAGGCGGTTGATGGGATCGATCTCGACATTGCCGCCGGCGAGTTGGTAGCAATCATGGGCGCCTCGGGCTCAGGCAAGACCACCCTGCTGCACCTACTCGCGGGTCTTATCCGCGCCGATGGTGGAATCGTCCGTGTCGGCGATCAGGAGCTCACGGCGCTCTCCGATCGGCGACTCACGGCATTTCGGGCCAAGCATCTCGGCGTTGTGTTTCAGGCTTATAACCTGATGCCGACATTGAATGCATTGGATAATGTGGCGCTGCCACTGATGCTATCCGGGATCGGCCGTCGGCAGGCCAGGGCCATTGCGCGCGATCGCCTGGAAGTCGTTGGAATGGGAAATCGCGAGAGCTATCGTCCGCCTCAGTTGTCCGGAGGGGAACAGCAGCGCGTCGCCATTGCCCGCGCCCTGGTCAATGATCCGCAAGTTGTGATGGCGGATGAACCGACCGGCAATCTCGATCGCACCAATGTTCGTGCCGTGTGCGCGTTGATGCGAGAGGTGGTTGCATCGAATAGCCGCGCCGTCGTGATCGTCACCCACGATCCATTGGTGGCCGCCTACGCAGATCGAGTGGTCATTCTGGCAGACGGACGGGTTGCCGACGCCTTCTTGCGTGAAGATGTGGGTTCTGCAGAGGACCTCGCGTTGCGAAGTCTTCGGGCGGAAGAGGCCTTTTGGCAATCTCCCGATAGCTGCCACGATAGAGTCCGATAG
- a CDS encoding FtsX-like permease family protein, which produces MSISAVLLLLWANIRANPLRFMAASTAISLAAAVLLAALVGQQFIRTQAPRAAEMLIAPLELHLAATDRNYPYIAEDLLEAMRDDPRVTSLATAVSVRAVDMPGLASGALDRETFYSHKPGGMGGWITGRRDSFLAWDDENPRGTLVEGRWPSLASEGPIEIVVPQVVRDQPLESWRHLESDTGVYPAQVVGVTRANNGQVATQQGIQLVSRQVSRAAAEKLAGHPLRPSHARFELNREAAKGAFIDDWRGRLTSLPGRLELWDSESLNKAGLNSPAVESARLAVQTAVLLASACVMCIALSAQGNAVRERIRHIGLLRSLGADRSTPVVVLLCEAIVMAIVGSAGAVAIVWVAMSSAARFVPAFVPPAAPDSGSVFIMGTIILVGSVAGCIWPAIVVARVLPGETAAQVDSARATRIARRAAVAGGLILMVTTVIVFITPAGSMLRAQTLSWCGTVGLSLAAVCITPAAMGLVCRACTRPVAWLTRTNSLILRDQITADGARSAGSVIAVAVGLGGFIWMLCWGASMLNAFVIDSEIPRWLVSIHPYGLDQEETERLLATPTFSGFFPLTLVDTRLAVGNDSAEVVPTLVMGLDVDRAVNDGPSALPFRFVAGQRGQAAKELVNGDACLISAWYAASHRTKLGDRISVAVPRSEGLTERVYKVVGIVELTGWRMATKQNKVRLNGDKHEVMVVLDANSVRRDFHVGCYANFLLGNPLLDGNGNIPGYRQDLPEVEADAASEVERESLEAKLAATIDLTIPVDYELEPNVKVQANSRVVQVDDLDRTRAALWGEWGGKAVKRLGQLPLIILTLSLFSVSGTLMISMRSRAHELGVLRSCGLTRVAMVRLCIAEGVLLGLSAIPVAALLGGGSAWIALEIASIIGYRLDFSGIDPTFVVPWSWLWPGAVITAAVCCLAAVWAGWRISRVAPAALITG; this is translated from the coding sequence ATGTCGATCTCTGCAGTGCTACTGTTACTTTGGGCAAACATTCGGGCGAACCCTTTGCGCTTTATGGCGGCATCCACCGCGATTTCGCTAGCTGCCGCGGTCTTGTTGGCAGCGCTGGTCGGACAACAATTCATTCGAACGCAAGCTCCCAGGGCGGCGGAAATGCTGATCGCGCCCTTGGAGTTGCACCTAGCCGCGACCGATAGAAACTACCCCTACATCGCTGAAGATCTGCTAGAAGCGATGCGCGACGATCCGCGCGTCACTAGCCTGGCGACGGCCGTCTCGGTTCGCGCCGTTGACATGCCGGGGCTTGCATCAGGCGCACTGGATCGAGAGACCTTCTATTCACACAAGCCTGGCGGCATGGGTGGATGGATCACGGGGCGTCGTGACAGCTTTCTTGCCTGGGACGATGAGAATCCCCGCGGCACACTCGTCGAGGGACGATGGCCATCGTTAGCGTCCGAAGGGCCGATCGAGATCGTCGTACCGCAAGTGGTGAGGGACCAACCGCTCGAATCCTGGCGGCATTTGGAAAGTGACACCGGCGTGTATCCGGCGCAGGTCGTGGGGGTCACGCGGGCCAATAACGGACAAGTCGCAACGCAGCAGGGAATCCAACTCGTGTCGCGACAGGTCAGTCGCGCGGCCGCGGAGAAGCTGGCCGGTCATCCTTTGCGCCCGTCGCATGCTCGGTTCGAATTAAATCGCGAAGCGGCCAAGGGGGCATTTATTGACGACTGGCGCGGCCGTTTGACCTCGCTGCCCGGTCGGTTGGAATTGTGGGACAGTGAATCGCTCAACAAGGCCGGGCTCAATAGTCCCGCAGTCGAGTCCGCAAGATTGGCGGTTCAAACCGCTGTGTTACTCGCATCGGCATGCGTGATGTGTATCGCGCTGAGTGCACAGGGAAATGCGGTGCGCGAGCGAATTAGACATATCGGCCTGCTCCGCTCCCTCGGCGCCGACCGTTCCACGCCCGTCGTCGTGCTGTTGTGCGAAGCGATCGTGATGGCCATTGTCGGATCGGCGGGCGCGGTCGCGATTGTATGGGTAGCGATGAGCAGCGCCGCTCGATTCGTTCCAGCTTTCGTGCCACCAGCGGCGCCCGATAGCGGAAGTGTGTTCATTATGGGAACCATTATTCTCGTCGGCAGTGTCGCCGGATGCATATGGCCCGCGATTGTTGTGGCGCGGGTGCTTCCGGGCGAAACCGCCGCCCAGGTCGACTCGGCCCGTGCTACGCGGATCGCCCGACGGGCGGCGGTCGCGGGGGGACTGATTTTGATGGTCACTACCGTAATCGTTTTCATCACTCCCGCGGGATCTATGTTGAGAGCGCAAACCTTGAGCTGGTGCGGAACCGTCGGATTGTCGCTCGCGGCCGTGTGTATAACTCCGGCAGCGATGGGCTTGGTGTGCCGCGCCTGTACGCGGCCAGTAGCTTGGTTGACGCGTACCAATTCGCTGATATTGCGCGACCAGATCACGGCCGACGGCGCCCGCAGCGCCGGTTCAGTGATTGCGGTCGCGGTAGGGCTAGGTGGCTTTATATGGATGCTTTGTTGGGGAGCATCCATGCTTAACGCGTTTGTCATCGACTCCGAGATCCCAAGGTGGCTAGTCTCCATACATCCGTATGGACTCGACCAAGAGGAAACGGAACGCTTGTTGGCGACGCCAACTTTTTCCGGCTTTTTCCCTCTTACACTGGTCGATACCCGGCTCGCAGTCGGCAACGATTCTGCTGAGGTGGTGCCGACGCTGGTGATGGGATTGGACGTCGACCGTGCCGTAAATGATGGGCCATCTGCGCTACCATTTCGATTTGTCGCGGGGCAACGTGGCCAAGCCGCGAAGGAATTGGTCAACGGTGACGCGTGCTTAATAAGCGCGTGGTACGCGGCGAGCCATCGCACAAAACTCGGTGATCGTATCTCCGTCGCAGTTCCCCGTTCCGAGGGACTTACCGAACGCGTCTACAAAGTGGTGGGTATCGTCGAACTGACGGGCTGGCGCATGGCCACGAAACAGAACAAGGTTCGACTAAATGGCGACAAGCATGAAGTGATGGTGGTGCTCGATGCGAATTCCGTGCGGCGCGACTTTCACGTAGGCTGCTACGCCAATTTCTTGCTTGGTAACCCTCTTCTGGATGGCAACGGAAACATTCCAGGGTACCGCCAAGATCTGCCCGAAGTCGAAGCTGATGCGGCATCGGAAGTCGAACGCGAATCGCTGGAAGCGAAACTCGCCGCAACAATTGATCTTACAATTCCTGTCGATTATGAACTTGAGCCGAACGTGAAAGTTCAAGCGAACTCGCGCGTGGTACAGGTCGACGATCTCGATCGAACGCGCGCGGCGCTCTGGGGCGAATGGGGAGGAAAAGCTGTAAAGCGCTTGGGGCAGTTGCCGCTTATCATTCTCACGCTCAGCCTGTTTTCCGTGAGCGGCACTCTCATGATCTCGATGAGATCGCGTGCGCACGAACTCGGAGTGCTGCGTAGCTGCGGATTGACACGAGTTGCGATGGTTAGGCTTTGCATTGCTGAAGGTGTTCTGCTTGGGCTCTCGGCGATCCCAGTCGCAGCGCTGCTGGGCGGTGGCAGCGCTTGGATTGCGCTTGAGATTGCCAGCATCATCGGCTACCGCCTCGACTTTTCCGGCATCGACCCCACATTCGTCGTTCCCTGGTCATGGTTGTGGCCCGGTGCAGTGATCACGGCCGCGGTTTGCTGCCTAGCCGCCGTGTGGGCCGGCTGGCGAATCAGCCGCGTCGCACCGGCGGCACTGATTACTGGCTGA
- a CDS encoding response regulator, with amino-acid sequence MTVAQSNTPTVYVVDDDQPLRNSLVGLIKAMDFCAQGFASAAGFHRFYRRNLPGCLVLDVRMPGQGGLELYEQLLHEGKRLPVIFITAHADVPTAVAAMKTGAVEFLEKPFERDTLRAHLQKGLALDAEWRRHEAEFNAIDERIARLNERDLETLQLIIAGTSNKVMAARLFISERAVEMRRAAIMRKVEVRSLAELLELAITHRLAVEVAAARSHSHLE; translated from the coding sequence ATGACAGTAGCACAGAGCAACACGCCGACCGTGTATGTGGTTGACGACGATCAACCGCTACGCAACTCACTCGTCGGGCTGATCAAAGCCATGGACTTCTGCGCGCAGGGGTTCGCCTCGGCCGCAGGCTTTCATCGCTTTTATCGGCGCAATCTGCCAGGCTGCCTTGTGCTCGATGTGCGAATGCCGGGACAGGGCGGCTTGGAACTGTACGAACAGTTACTCCATGAGGGCAAGCGGCTCCCCGTCATCTTTATCACCGCCCATGCCGACGTGCCGACCGCCGTAGCCGCGATGAAGACGGGGGCCGTCGAGTTTCTGGAAAAACCATTCGAGCGCGATACGCTACGGGCCCATCTTCAAAAAGGGCTAGCGCTCGACGCCGAGTGGCGGCGGCACGAAGCCGAGTTCAACGCAATCGACGAACGCATCGCGCGGTTAAATGAGCGTGACCTGGAAACGCTGCAACTAATCATCGCAGGAACCTCGAACAAAGTGATGGCCGCGCGGCTTTTTATCTCAGAACGCGCTGTCGAAATGCGTCGAGCAGCCATCATGCGTAAAGTAGAAGTCCGCTCCTTGGCCGAGTTGCTTGAACTCGCCATCACTCATCGACTAGCGGTCGAAGTCGCCGCGGCACGGTCCCATTCACACTTGGAATGA